A genome region from Alistipes dispar includes the following:
- a CDS encoding NAD(P)/FAD-dependent oxidoreductase: MPRQITLVLTPKQAADPKYCTSLAARRMGIRETDVALVRVVKRSIDARQRQVKMNLTLEVYVDREPQPGPVHFDYPSVEGRTEVVVVGSGPAGLFAALRLIELGLRPVILERGCDVSARKRDIARINRNGPVDPDSNYAFGEGGAGTFSDGKLFTRSKKRGDYNKALQTLVFHGATPEILCEAHPHIGTDKLPYIIRNIRRTIADAGGVFRFDSRVTDLLLHDGRIRGVRCGDERIEGAAVVLATGHSAHDVYELLHARGVRIEAKPFAMGVRIEHPQALIDSIQYHCRTRGEYLPAASYSLVSQENGRGVYSFCMCPGGFIVPAMTDAAQSVVNGMSPSGRTSPFANSGLVTEVRLADFEYLRPEWGELAGLKFQQRFEQAARREGGEHQIAPAQRVSDFVAGRASGSLPATSYIPGIVPSRLDRWMPEFIARALRQGISTFGRRMRGYLTDEAVVVGVESRTSTPVRIPRDPATLMHPAVGGLFPAGEGAGYAGGIISAALDGERIAEAVKNYIG, encoded by the coding sequence ATGCCCCGACAGATAACCCTCGTCCTCACGCCGAAACAGGCCGCCGATCCGAAGTACTGCACGTCGCTCGCAGCGCGGCGCATGGGCATCCGGGAGACGGATGTGGCGCTGGTGCGCGTCGTGAAGCGGTCGATCGACGCCCGGCAGCGGCAGGTGAAGATGAACCTGACGCTCGAAGTCTATGTCGATCGGGAGCCGCAGCCCGGCCCCGTGCATTTCGACTATCCTTCGGTCGAGGGGCGGACGGAGGTCGTCGTCGTCGGATCGGGCCCCGCGGGGCTGTTCGCGGCCCTGCGGCTCATCGAACTGGGACTGCGGCCCGTGATTCTCGAACGGGGGTGCGACGTCTCGGCCCGCAAGCGCGACATCGCACGGATCAACCGCAACGGCCCCGTCGATCCCGACTCGAACTACGCTTTCGGCGAGGGCGGCGCGGGAACCTTTTCCGACGGCAAGCTCTTCACACGCAGCAAGAAGCGCGGCGATTACAACAAGGCGTTGCAGACGCTCGTCTTTCACGGCGCCACGCCCGAAATCCTCTGCGAAGCCCATCCCCATATCGGCACCGACAAGCTGCCCTATATCATCCGCAATATCCGGCGGACGATCGCCGATGCGGGCGGGGTGTTCCGCTTCGACAGCCGCGTGACGGACCTCCTGCTGCACGACGGGCGGATCCGTGGCGTCCGCTGCGGCGACGAGCGGATCGAGGGAGCCGCCGTGGTGCTCGCTACGGGGCATTCGGCGCACGACGTGTACGAACTGCTGCACGCGCGCGGCGTGCGCATCGAGGCCAAGCCCTTTGCGATGGGCGTGCGCATCGAGCATCCGCAGGCGCTCATCGACTCGATCCAGTACCATTGCCGGACTCGCGGCGAGTACCTCCCGGCGGCTTCCTATTCGCTCGTGAGCCAGGAGAACGGGCGCGGCGTCTATTCGTTCTGCATGTGTCCGGGCGGGTTCATCGTGCCGGCGATGACCGATGCCGCGCAGTCGGTCGTGAACGGCATGTCGCCCAGCGGCCGCACGTCGCCCTTCGCTAATTCGGGGCTGGTGACCGAGGTGCGGCTCGCGGATTTCGAGTACCTGCGTCCCGAGTGGGGCGAACTGGCGGGGCTGAAGTTCCAGCAGCGGTTCGAGCAGGCGGCCCGGCGCGAGGGCGGGGAGCATCAGATCGCCCCTGCGCAGCGTGTGTCGGATTTCGTGGCGGGCCGGGCCAGCGGGTCGCTGCCCGCGACGTCGTATATTCCCGGCATCGTTCCCTCGCGGCTCGATCGGTGGATGCCGGAATTCATCGCGCGGGCATTGCGGCAGGGCATTTCGACCTTCGGACGGAGAATGCGTGGCTACCTCACGGACGAGGCGGTGGTCGTGGGCGTGGAGTCGCGCACCTCGACGCCCGTGCGCATCCCGCGCGATCCCGCGACGCTGATGCACCCCGCGGTCGGAGGGCTGTTTCCGGCCGGCGAAGGAGCCGGCTATGCCGGAGGAATCATCTCCGCGGCGCTCGACGGCGAACGGATCGCCGAGGCCGTGAAAAACTATATCGGATGA
- a CDS encoding CDP-glycerol glycerophosphotransferase family protein: MKKYLLFVTLPYAYSILRPLEDEIRRRGDEAAWFVEPDCPVALRDDEIRLRTVRDVIDYDPIAVFAPGNYIPDFFPGVKVALFHGYAIQKRYETIDDHFTIRGWFDLYCTQGPSSTPVFKELERKYGFFRAYETGWPKADVYFSPQMQAPVENKCPVILYPPTFTRNVCSAPYLMREIERLAKDKPWEWIITFHPKLTDPEIIAGYKKIAEENANVTFFEGADKLQLLHKADVMLCDSSSIILEFMFLDKPVVTFRNSHPGPHLIDVRRPEEVGPALERALTRPDELMREVRTYTMFHEPHRDCRCSARVLDAVDDFLERGHVGLKRKPLNLIRKWKMRRKFHYWPFRK; encoded by the coding sequence ATGAAAAAATATTTGTTGTTCGTTACATTGCCTTATGCTTATTCGATTCTTCGGCCTTTGGAGGACGAGATACGTCGGCGTGGCGATGAGGCGGCCTGGTTTGTCGAGCCGGATTGTCCGGTTGCGCTTCGTGATGATGAAATACGCCTGCGTACCGTCCGCGATGTGATCGACTATGATCCGATCGCTGTTTTTGCTCCCGGTAATTATATTCCGGACTTTTTTCCCGGAGTAAAAGTCGCGTTGTTTCATGGGTATGCCATTCAGAAACGTTATGAAACGATAGACGATCATTTTACTATTCGGGGATGGTTCGATCTCTATTGTACGCAGGGGCCGAGCAGCACGCCGGTGTTTAAAGAATTGGAGCGTAAATACGGATTCTTTCGGGCCTATGAAACCGGATGGCCCAAAGCGGACGTTTATTTCTCGCCGCAAATGCAGGCGCCTGTCGAAAATAAGTGTCCTGTGATTTTGTATCCGCCTACTTTTACGCGCAATGTCTGTTCGGCGCCATATCTTATGCGGGAAATCGAGCGGTTGGCGAAGGACAAACCGTGGGAATGGATCATCACATTCCATCCGAAATTGACCGATCCCGAGATTATCGCAGGTTATAAGAAAATTGCGGAAGAGAATGCGAATGTTACCTTTTTCGAAGGGGCGGATAAATTGCAATTATTGCACAAGGCTGACGTCATGCTATGCGACAGTTCGTCCATCATTCTGGAATTCATGTTCCTCGACAAGCCTGTCGTGACGTTCCGGAATTCGCACCCCGGACCGCATCTGATAGATGTTCGGAGGCCGGAAGAGGTCGGTCCGGCACTCGAACGGGCGCTGACCCGTCCCGACGAGTTGATGCGTGAAGTCCGGACCTATACGATGTTCCATGAGCCGCATCGGGATTGCCGCTGTTCCGCACGTGTCCTCGATGCCGTGGATGATTTTCTGGAACGGGGGCATGTCGGGCTGAAACGCAAGCCGCTCAATCTGATCCGCAAATGGAAAATGCGGCGGAAATTTCATTATTGGCCGTTTCGGAAATAA
- a CDS encoding DUF342 domain-containing protein — protein sequence METTTVIELFEELKKQIAALARRLDDRNPPAPPVSSIPTEPDNRLDRLLETARHTRTNVERVRMELTDRISALEKKLGQECGKCAALPSPQRHIHTIDFKSSKSTLCMFGLSLAVVCCGVHIHRLHDRIDSICDAELKYRYIRMKGEASSERIAELEDIFEWNRDDDKIRQLKKNVEQYERTIQQRIALDEQIRLKGQEVEQLDEKAKKLRGK from the coding sequence ATGGAGACAACCACCGTCATCGAGCTCTTCGAAGAGCTGAAAAAGCAGATCGCCGCGCTCGCCCGCAGGTTGGACGACCGCAACCCGCCGGCCCCGCCGGTGTCTTCGATACCGACTGAACCGGATAATCGGCTCGACCGGCTGCTGGAAACGGCGCGGCACACACGCACGAACGTCGAACGGGTCCGCATGGAACTGACGGACCGGATTTCGGCACTGGAAAAGAAACTCGGGCAGGAATGCGGAAAATGCGCCGCTCTGCCTTCGCCGCAGCGGCATATCCACACCATCGACTTCAAATCCTCGAAATCGACGCTCTGCATGTTCGGGCTCTCGCTCGCCGTCGTTTGCTGCGGCGTACATATCCATCGGCTGCACGACCGCATCGACAGCATCTGCGACGCCGAACTGAAATACCGATACATCAGGATGAAAGGAGAAGCCTCCTCCGAGCGGATCGCAGAATTGGAGGATATTTTCGAATGGAACAGGGACGACGACAAAATCCGCCAGCTAAAAAAGAATGTCGAACAATACGAACGGACTATTCAGCAGAGAATAGCTCTCGACGAACAAATAAGATTAAAGGGACAGGAGGTCGAACAATTGGATGAAAAAGCAAAAAAATTAAGAGGAAAGTAA
- a CDS encoding Arm DNA-binding domain-containing protein, with protein MRQETFTILFLMRKGRPKKNGLASVYARVTTGSLRQEFYFHCEGRPELWNQKKERMMGTNRIALKINKMINEFRVQILGIHSKLLAEGYAANAAQRYLNPTCTR; from the coding sequence ATGAGACAGGAAACTTTTACCATCCTTTTCCTGATGCGAAAAGGAAGGCCGAAAAAGAACGGGCTGGCGTCGGTTTACGCCCGCGTCACCACGGGCAGTCTGCGACAGGAGTTCTACTTCCATTGCGAGGGCAGGCCCGAACTGTGGAACCAGAAGAAGGAGCGGATGATGGGAACGAACCGTATAGCACTGAAAATCAATAAAATGATCAACGAATTCCGTGTACAAATTTTGGGCATCCATTCCAAACTGCTGGCCGAAGGCTATGCGGCCAATGCTGCGCAGCGCTACCTGAACCCGACGTGCACACGATGA
- a CDS encoding glycosyltransferase family 2 protein, whose product MKENERRPEVSVIIPVHNLERYIDACLASVEAQTFGDFEAVVVDDGSTDGSLRLVRSRAERDARIVVVATPNRGVARARETGLAKARGRYVCFLDGDDRWEPDMLRELVAAIGGYDIVCCDFKRVRASYEAPVRERRTEDLEGFGFLEATLSHAISVCLWAKLYRRELFDAELRHYPLPLGEDELVNVQIGFRQPRVRFVDYVGYDYIQRAGSANRRSVDVDYCVRFAEAVDSELARCPGLSAERIGFLRLVSRVRWYLVCIRKSRNPWTGDSDHARWIHRAAKGRGAALRRYYSRGDLLLLWLDRRRRLRPVAVLCATLQRWWNSLQRRMAR is encoded by the coding sequence ATGAAGGAGAACGAACGGCGGCCGGAGGTCTCGGTGATTATTCCGGTCCACAATCTCGAACGGTATATCGACGCCTGCCTGGCTTCGGTCGAGGCGCAGACGTTCGGCGATTTCGAGGCGGTCGTGGTGGACGACGGCTCGACGGACGGTTCGTTGCGTCTCGTGCGCTCCCGTGCGGAGCGGGATGCGCGGATCGTCGTTGTCGCTACGCCCAACCGGGGAGTGGCGCGTGCCCGTGAAACCGGACTTGCGAAGGCCCGGGGACGCTATGTCTGCTTTCTCGACGGGGACGACCGCTGGGAGCCGGATATGCTGCGGGAACTGGTCGCGGCGATCGGCGGGTATGACATCGTCTGTTGCGATTTCAAGCGGGTGAGGGCCTCGTACGAGGCGCCCGTGCGGGAACGTCGCACGGAGGATCTCGAGGGATTCGGGTTCCTCGAGGCGACGTTGAGCCATGCGATTTCCGTCTGCCTTTGGGCGAAACTCTACCGCCGGGAACTGTTCGATGCCGAATTGCGGCATTATCCGTTGCCGCTCGGCGAGGATGAGCTCGTCAATGTGCAGATCGGCTTCCGGCAGCCGCGGGTCCGTTTCGTGGATTATGTGGGATACGACTACATCCAGCGGGCCGGTTCGGCGAACCGGCGCAGTGTCGATGTGGACTATTGCGTGCGTTTTGCCGAAGCGGTCGATTCCGAACTGGCCCGATGTCCGGGGCTTTCGGCTGAGCGGATCGGGTTTCTCCGGCTCGTGAGCCGTGTGCGGTGGTATTTGGTCTGCATCCGCAAGAGCCGCAATCCGTGGACCGGGGATTCGGATCATGCGCGGTGGATCCACCGGGCGGCGAAGGGGCGCGGAGCGGCGTTGCGCCGGTATTATTCCCGGGGCGATCTGCTCTTGTTGTGGCTGGACCGCCGCCGCCGGTTGCGTCCGGTGGCCGTATTGTGTGCTACGTTGCAGCGCTGGTGGAACAGTTTGCAAAGGCGTATGGCCCGTTGA
- a CDS encoding relaxase/mobilization nuclease domain-containing protein, which translates to MSPSAARHRQQVSPGPNTHGRRARHAALNPHLSKPVGHVVLAFSARDAARLDNRRMVGIAAEYFSGMGIQNTQFIIARHRDREHPHLHILFNRVDNDGRTISDRNDRYRSERPCKELTVRHGLHFASGKENVKEHRLREPDKTKYEILHTLRDAVPRCRDWPELTAALRREGIATEFRMRGGTSAP; encoded by the coding sequence ATCTCGCCCAGCGCAGCAAGACACAGACAACAGGTCTCACCTGGGCCGAATACGCACGGACGGCGCGCGCGGCACGCGGCGCTGAATCCGCATCTTTCGAAGCCCGTCGGCCACGTCGTCCTCGCCTTTTCGGCACGGGACGCCGCACGGCTCGACAACCGGCGGATGGTCGGAATCGCCGCGGAGTATTTCTCCGGCATGGGCATCCAAAACACGCAGTTCATCATCGCCCGCCACCGCGACCGGGAACATCCCCATCTGCATATCCTCTTCAACCGCGTGGACAACGATGGCCGAACCATCTCCGACCGTAACGACCGTTACCGTTCGGAGCGCCCCTGCAAGGAGCTGACCGTCCGGCACGGGCTCCACTTCGCATCGGGCAAAGAGAATGTCAAGGAGCACCGCCTGCGCGAACCGGACAAGACGAAATACGAGATTTTACACACGCTGCGCGACGCCGTACCCCGCTGCCGCGACTGGCCGGAGCTGACAGCAGCGCTACGGCGCGAAGGGATCGCCACCGAGTTCCGGATGCGCGGCGGAACTTCCGCCCCATAA
- a CDS encoding DEAD/DEAH box helicase, whose amino-acid sequence MTFADILRKFRKESLSQRDKGFRFERLMQGYLKTTSLYANRLEEVWLWMEFPFHDQFGGKDTGIDLVARTVEGEYWAIQCKCYAADTFINKPDVDTFLATSGKRFETEFGMTGFAQRLWISTTNKWNSTAEQTIRNQNPPVTRLNLIDLENDDVNWSSLEQGLFGVASRSKPFAIREHQQEAIDQAHAYFKIDEATGQPAHTRGKLIMACGTGKTFTSLRIAENETGGRGLVLFLVPSIALLGQTLRSWLQQAQEPMTAVCICSDPQVSKQTEKKDNDTTSVIDLALPASTDVPSIVKQLQHARRHNAEGLTVVFSTYQSIDVISRAQQQLLAETGDAFGTFDLIICDEAHRTTGVTLKDETESAFVRVHNNDFLRAVRRIYMTATPRLYTDETKKRAEENSAVLCSMDDRSMYGDEIYRIGFGKAVKQELLSDYKVLILAVGEKDITPTLQNALTREDGTIDADDPSKLIGCINALSKKVLGADEEFVKGSDPLPMRRAVAFCSSIKASKAIANAFTDYKDLYMEDIREEDRATMVDVVAHHVDGSMSATKRDEELMWLKEQPENERECRMLTNARCLSEGVDVPSLDAVVFISPKNSQVDVVQSVGRVMRRSEGKKYGYIIIPVVVPADAEGDKVLENHPNFKVVWTVLNALRAHDDRFNAEVNKIELSKKKPKNILFGGVGASRKDEDQHSDSKPRAESAAEQLTTQLSMSFNDLQNVFYAKLVTKVGTKRYWELWAKDIAQIAEQHIARIKALIADNGKHRRAFDQLMRGLHRNINPGLSEQDAIEMLSQHIISRPVFEALFENYQFAASNPISRSMQKMLDLLDDETKTEEEHQKLQKFYDYVRDTVGDIHEADARQRIIVELYDKFFKVASPRTVEKLGIVYTPVEVVDFIIRSVGYILQREFGRSLSDENVHILDPFTGTGTFITRLLQSGLISREALERKYGREIHANEIVLMAYYIASVNIENVFHDLMGPDTEYRPFGGICLTDTFQLGEEAADENLYSEQFPTNSRRVIEQKKRRITVIVGNPPYSIGQKSANDNAQNESYPTLESRIENTYVAQSEAALNKSAYDSYIKAFRWASDRLNEKEGGVIGFVTNGAWLDANGLDGMRKCLEREFSAIYVFNLRGNQRTSGELSRKEGGKIFGSGSRTPIAITILVKKPKVSDEAARICYHDIGDYLSREEKLNIIRNMGDISNPLMQWVSITPNEHGDWLNKRSEQFKLYTPLEPEKKFGKGNKSFFEGFSLGLGTNRDAWVYNSSLVELQANITKTIDFYNQQVESYKTAKQEMSLDNFLADKRDSTKIVWTDTLIRDLQKGIKYDIDTSRYTVGMYRPYFKQALYQDRILNHRVYQIPRLFPTSNHRNLVICVSGVGASKDFSTLITDCIPDLQLQFNGQCFPLYWYDDSTADIADLFSAQQSDADRYVRRDGVTDWILSTARKQYGSRVTREDIFYYVYGILHAPDYRTTFAADLKKSLPRLPLVESPDDFWAFSRAGRSLAELHLGYEHVEPYARYHTVNSTTSEDDAINYRVEKMRFGKLDNKTADKSIIHYNAGITIESIPLGAYDYVVNGKSAIEWVMERYAVKTDSTSLITNDPNDWCREHDDPKYIYNLLLRIITVSLETMKIVRSLPKLKLEE is encoded by the coding sequence ATGACTTTCGCCGACATTCTACGAAAATTCCGTAAAGAATCATTATCTCAAAGAGACAAAGGATTTCGTTTTGAGCGACTTATGCAGGGCTATTTGAAAACCACGTCATTATATGCCAACCGTCTCGAGGAAGTATGGCTTTGGATGGAATTCCCCTTCCACGACCAGTTCGGCGGCAAGGACACCGGCATCGACCTTGTGGCCCGCACCGTCGAGGGCGAATATTGGGCCATTCAATGCAAATGTTATGCGGCGGATACCTTCATCAACAAACCCGACGTAGATACATTCCTCGCCACCTCGGGCAAGCGCTTCGAAACCGAATTCGGCATGACGGGATTCGCACAGCGGCTGTGGATCTCAACGACGAACAAATGGAACTCCACGGCCGAGCAGACGATCCGCAATCAGAATCCTCCGGTAACGCGACTGAACCTTATCGACCTCGAAAACGACGACGTCAACTGGAGCAGCCTCGAACAAGGCCTCTTCGGCGTGGCCTCCCGGTCCAAACCCTTTGCCATACGGGAGCACCAGCAGGAGGCCATCGACCAGGCCCACGCCTATTTCAAGATCGACGAAGCCACCGGCCAACCCGCCCATACGCGCGGCAAGCTCATCATGGCCTGCGGCACAGGCAAAACCTTCACCTCGCTGCGAATTGCCGAGAACGAAACCGGAGGCCGCGGTCTGGTGCTGTTCCTCGTGCCCTCGATTGCGCTTTTGGGACAAACCCTCCGGTCGTGGCTGCAACAGGCCCAGGAGCCGATGACGGCTGTCTGCATCTGCTCCGACCCGCAGGTCTCGAAACAGACCGAAAAGAAGGACAACGACACGACGAGTGTCATCGACCTGGCACTTCCGGCCTCGACCGACGTCCCCTCCATCGTCAAGCAACTGCAACACGCCCGCCGGCACAATGCCGAGGGTCTGACTGTCGTCTTCTCGACCTACCAGTCCATCGACGTCATTTCGCGGGCCCAGCAACAACTGCTCGCAGAGACCGGCGACGCCTTCGGCACGTTCGATCTCATCATCTGCGACGAGGCGCACCGCACCACGGGCGTTACGCTCAAGGACGAGACCGAGAGCGCCTTTGTCCGGGTTCACAACAACGACTTCCTGCGGGCCGTGCGCCGTATCTACATGACCGCCACGCCGCGCCTCTATACCGACGAGACGAAGAAACGCGCCGAAGAGAACTCCGCCGTCCTCTGCTCGATGGACGACCGCTCGATGTACGGCGACGAGATCTACCGCATCGGCTTCGGCAAGGCCGTCAAGCAGGAACTGCTCTCCGACTACAAGGTCCTCATCCTCGCCGTGGGCGAAAAGGACATTACCCCCACGCTGCAAAACGCACTGACCCGCGAGGACGGAACCATCGACGCGGATGATCCCTCGAAACTCATCGGCTGCATCAATGCCCTCTCGAAAAAGGTGCTCGGCGCCGATGAAGAGTTCGTCAAGGGCTCCGACCCGCTGCCGATGCGCCGTGCCGTGGCCTTCTGTTCGAGCATCAAGGCCTCGAAAGCAATCGCCAATGCCTTTACCGACTACAAGGACCTCTACATGGAGGACATCCGCGAGGAGGACCGCGCCACGATGGTCGATGTCGTCGCCCACCACGTTGACGGTTCGATGTCGGCTACCAAACGCGACGAGGAGCTGATGTGGCTCAAGGAGCAGCCCGAAAACGAACGCGAATGCCGAATGCTGACCAACGCCCGCTGCCTTTCGGAGGGTGTCGATGTCCCGTCGCTCGACGCCGTGGTCTTCATTTCACCGAAGAACTCGCAGGTCGATGTCGTGCAGTCGGTCGGTCGCGTCATGCGCCGCAGCGAGGGCAAGAAATACGGATACATCATCATTCCGGTCGTGGTTCCGGCCGATGCCGAGGGCGACAAGGTCCTCGAAAACCACCCCAATTTCAAGGTGGTCTGGACTGTGCTGAATGCCTTGCGGGCTCACGACGACCGCTTCAATGCCGAAGTCAATAAGATCGAACTGTCGAAAAAGAAGCCCAAAAACATCCTCTTCGGCGGAGTCGGCGCCTCGCGCAAGGACGAAGACCAGCACAGCGACAGCAAGCCTCGCGCCGAGAGTGCCGCCGAGCAGCTCACCACCCAGCTCTCGATGAGTTTCAACGACCTGCAGAACGTCTTCTACGCCAAACTGGTGACCAAGGTCGGCACCAAACGCTACTGGGAACTCTGGGCCAAGGACATCGCCCAGATTGCCGAACAGCACATCGCGCGCATCAAGGCCCTCATCGCCGACAACGGCAAACACCGCCGGGCCTTCGACCAGCTTATGCGGGGTCTGCACCGCAACATCAATCCCGGACTTTCGGAACAGGATGCCATCGAAATGCTCTCGCAGCACATCATCTCGCGCCCCGTATTCGAGGCCCTCTTCGAAAACTACCAGTTTGCCGCCAGCAACCCCATCTCGCGGTCGATGCAGAAAATGCTCGACCTGCTCGACGACGAGACCAAAACCGAGGAGGAGCACCAGAAACTCCAAAAATTCTACGACTATGTCCGCGACACGGTCGGCGACATCCACGAAGCCGATGCCCGGCAGCGCATCATCGTCGAGCTGTACGACAAGTTCTTCAAGGTGGCCTCGCCCCGCACGGTCGAGAAACTGGGCATCGTCTATACACCGGTCGAAGTGGTCGACTTCATCATCCGCTCGGTCGGTTACATCCTCCAGCGGGAGTTCGGACGGTCGCTCTCCGACGAGAACGTCCACATCCTCGACCCCTTCACCGGAACGGGCACCTTCATCACACGCCTGCTCCAGAGCGGGCTTATCTCGCGCGAGGCCCTGGAGCGCAAATACGGCCGGGAGATCCATGCCAACGAGATCGTACTGATGGCCTACTACATCGCCTCGGTCAACATCGAAAATGTCTTCCACGACCTGATGGGCCCCGATACGGAGTACCGGCCCTTCGGCGGCATCTGCCTGACCGACACCTTCCAGCTGGGCGAGGAGGCTGCGGACGAGAACCTCTATTCCGAGCAGTTCCCGACCAACTCGCGGCGCGTCATCGAGCAGAAGAAACGGCGCATCACCGTCATCGTCGGCAACCCGCCCTATTCCATCGGGCAGAAGTCGGCCAACGACAATGCACAGAACGAATCCTATCCGACGCTCGAAAGCCGTATCGAAAACACCTACGTTGCCCAATCGGAGGCCGCCCTCAACAAATCGGCCTACGACAGTTATATCAAGGCTTTCCGCTGGGCTTCGGACCGACTTAACGAAAAGGAAGGCGGTGTCATCGGCTTCGTTACCAACGGCGCATGGCTCGATGCCAACGGGCTCGACGGCATGCGCAAATGCCTCGAACGCGAATTTTCGGCCATCTATGTCTTCAATCTGCGCGGCAATCAGCGCACCAGCGGAGAATTGTCGCGCAAGGAGGGTGGCAAAATCTTCGGTTCAGGCTCCCGCACCCCGATTGCCATTACGATTCTGGTCAAGAAACCGAAGGTATCCGACGAGGCGGCCCGCATCTGCTACCACGACATCGGCGACTACCTTTCGCGCGAGGAGAAACTGAACATCATCCGCAATATGGGCGACATCAGCAACCCGCTGATGCAATGGGTCTCCATTACCCCCAATGAACACGGCGACTGGCTCAACAAGCGCAGCGAGCAATTCAAGCTCTACACCCCGCTGGAGCCCGAAAAGAAGTTCGGGAAAGGGAATAAATCTTTTTTTGAAGGTTTCTCACTTGGATTAGGGACCAATCGAGATGCTTGGGTATATAACTCGTCATTGGTTGAACTTCAAGCAAATATCACAAAAACGATTGATTTTTATAACCAGCAAGTTGAATCCTACAAAACAGCCAAACAAGAAATGTCTCTCGACAACTTTTTAGCCGACAAACGGGATTCAACGAAAATTGTCTGGACGGATACCTTGATTCGGGATTTGCAGAAAGGAATAAAATACGACATCGACACCTCTCGCTATACCGTAGGGATGTATCGGCCTTATTTCAAGCAGGCATTGTATCAGGATAGGATTTTGAATCATCGTGTTTATCAAATACCCCGACTTTTCCCGACCTCGAACCATCGGAATCTGGTAATTTGCGTCTCGGGAGTCGGAGCCAGCAAGGATTTTTCGACGCTGATAACCGACTGCATCCCCGATTTGCAGTTGCAATTCAACGGGCAATGTTTCCCGCTTTATTGGTATGATGACAGCACGGCGGATATCGCCGACCTCTTCTCGGCTCAGCAGAGCGATGCAGACCGTTACGTCCGCCGCGACGGCGTGACCGACTGGATCCTCTCCACGGCCCGCAAGCAGTACGGAAGCCGCGTAACCAGGGAGGACATCTTCTATTATGTCTATGGCATCCTCCACGCCCCGGACTACCGCACGACCTTCGCCGCCGACCTCAAGAAGTCGCTGCCCCGACTGCCGCTGGTCGAGTCGCCCGACGACTTCTGGGCCTTCAGCCGTGCCGGCCGCAGCCTGGCCGAACTCCACCTCGGATACGAGCATGTGGAGCCCTACGCCAGATACCACACGGTAAACTCGACCACTTCGGAAGATGACGCCATCAACTACCGTGTAGAGAAAATGCGCTTCGGCAAGCTCGACAACAAGACGGCCGACAAGAGCATAATACATTACAATGCGGGCATCACGATCGAAAGCATTCCGCTGGGGGCCTACGACTACGTGGTGAACGGCAAGTCGGCGATCGAGTGGGTGATGGAGCGCTATGCGGTGAAGACCGACTCGACGAGTCTCATCACCAACGACCCCAACGACTGGTGCCGTGAGCACGACGACCCGAAATACATCTACAACCTGCTGCTGCGCATCATCACCGTCTCGCTCGAAACGATGAAGATCGTCCGCTCGCTCCCGAAACTCAAACTGGAAGAATAA